Proteins from a genomic interval of Ferrovibrio terrae:
- the flgG gene encoding flagellar basal-body rod protein FlgG: MRSLSTGATGMMAQQLNVEVISNNIANMSTTAFKRQRAEFQDLLYQNMRRPGSTSSDANTIVPSGIQVGVGVRTAGVYRINEQGNLNSTGNTYDLAISGKGYFQITLPSGETSYTRAGSFQINAQGQIVTVDGYQISPAITVPQGALSVNIDATGVVEARIAGQTNAQNLGQIQLATFVNEAGLEATGDNLFLETAASGQATVGNPNAVGFGVLRQGYVETSNVNPVQEITNLITAQRAYEMNSKIITASDEMLQTATRLR; encoded by the coding sequence ATGCGTTCGCTCAGCACCGGTGCCACCGGCATGATGGCGCAACAGCTCAATGTTGAAGTCATCTCGAACAATATCGCCAACATGAGCACGACCGCTTTCAAGCGGCAGCGTGCCGAGTTCCAGGATCTGCTGTACCAGAACATGCGCCGTCCGGGCTCGACCTCGTCGGATGCCAATACCATCGTGCCCTCGGGCATCCAGGTCGGTGTCGGTGTGCGCACCGCGGGCGTGTACCGCATCAACGAACAGGGCAACCTGAACAGCACCGGCAACACCTACGATCTCGCGATCAGCGGCAAGGGTTACTTCCAGATCACCCTGCCCTCGGGCGAAACCTCCTACACCCGCGCCGGCTCGTTCCAGATCAACGCCCAGGGCCAGATCGTCACCGTCGACGGCTACCAGATCAGTCCGGCGATCACCGTGCCGCAAGGCGCGCTCTCGGTGAACATCGATGCCACCGGCGTCGTCGAGGCGCGGATCGCCGGCCAGACCAACGCTCAGAACCTCGGCCAGATCCAGCTCGCCACCTTCGTGAACGAGGCGGGCCTGGAAGCGACCGGCGACAACCTGTTCCTCGAAACCGCCGCTTCGGGCCAGGCCACCGTGGGCAACCCCAACGCGGTCGGCTTCGGCGTGCTGCGCCAGGGTTACGTCGAAACCTCGAACGTCAACCCGGTGCAGGAAATCACCAATCTGATCACCGCCCAGCGCGCTTACGAAATGAATTCGAAGATCATCACCGCGTCGGACGAAATGCTGCAGACCGCAACCCGCCTGCGCTAA
- the flgA gene encoding flagellar basal body P-ring formation chaperone FlgA, with the protein MASLRTLLLAGIACTTLAAPVVFAQPAAAQTQVASATAATRFIGEREISRRIADMVKQRNGGRPVEINFHGMGNELEVPAGTAAFQIDEFSYDSRSGRFYGTVASATASIKVSGRAQVVEAIPVLKGRITAGQVITRNDVEWLQVPANRYGAGFIDRFDDLIGQTPRRPLAAGMPIRTSDIGKPEAIAKNSLVTMVAQAPGLTITTTGRAMESGSIGDVVQVLNMQSKRAIQATVTGMNLVQVITAPNIIASN; encoded by the coding sequence ATGGCTTCGCTTCGCACACTTCTTCTCGCCGGTATCGCCTGCACCACGCTGGCGGCGCCCGTTGTCTTCGCGCAGCCCGCCGCGGCGCAGACCCAGGTGGCCAGCGCCACTGCTGCCACGCGCTTCATCGGCGAACGCGAAATCAGCCGTCGCATCGCCGATATGGTGAAGCAGCGCAATGGTGGCCGGCCGGTGGAAATCAACTTCCACGGCATGGGCAACGAACTCGAGGTACCGGCCGGCACGGCCGCTTTCCAGATCGACGAATTCAGCTACGACTCGCGCAGCGGCCGCTTCTACGGCACCGTCGCCAGCGCCACCGCCAGCATCAAGGTCAGCGGTCGCGCCCAGGTCGTCGAGGCGATCCCGGTGTTGAAGGGCCGCATTACCGCCGGCCAGGTGATCACGCGCAACGATGTCGAATGGCTGCAGGTGCCCGCCAACCGTTACGGCGCCGGCTTTATCGACCGCTTCGACGATCTGATCGGCCAGACGCCGCGCCGGCCACTGGCCGCCGGCATGCCGATCCGCACGTCCGATATCGGCAAGCCCGAAGCCATTGCCAAGAACAGCCTGGTCACCATGGTGGCCCAGGCTCCCGGTCTCACCATCACGACCACCGGCCGCGCCATGGAATCGGGCAGCATCGGCGACGTGGTGCAGGTCCTGAACATGCAGAGCAAGCGGGCCATTCAGGCGACCGTGACCGGAATGAACCTGGTCCAGGTCATCACTGCCCCCAACATCATCGCGTCGAACTAA
- the flgH gene encoding flagellar basal body L-ring protein FlgH: MTRFTHPTLAGMLRIAAAAGLAVTLGACGNLNRLGDIGSAPAMTGIDNPTEKRDYRPVSLPMPAPEVAPRHANSLWRPGARQFFKDPRATRVGDILTVNINIRENAQLQNNTTTSRDNSEGQGLPNFLGWESARDGAGGVITQPGAPSALNKIFRNVDPENMVTMNSQSSVQGQGQVIRREEVTLNVAALVTQVLPNGNLVVQGRQEVRVNNEVRELLIQGIVRPEDITATNTIVHTQMAEARISYGGRGQLTDVQQGRWGQQVYDILFPF; this comes from the coding sequence ATGACTCGTTTTACCCATCCCACGCTCGCCGGCATGCTGCGAATTGCCGCCGCCGCCGGCCTTGCTGTCACTCTCGGCGCCTGCGGTAACCTTAACCGCCTCGGCGATATTGGCAGCGCGCCGGCCATGACCGGCATCGACAACCCGACCGAGAAACGCGACTACCGCCCGGTCAGCCTGCCGATGCCGGCGCCGGAAGTGGCACCGCGTCATGCCAATTCGCTGTGGCGTCCCGGTGCGCGCCAGTTCTTCAAGGATCCGCGCGCCACCAGGGTCGGCGACATCCTGACAGTGAACATCAACATCCGGGAAAATGCGCAGCTGCAGAACAATACCACCACCTCGCGTGACAACAGCGAAGGCCAGGGCCTGCCGAACTTCCTCGGCTGGGAGTCGGCGCGCGACGGTGCCGGTGGCGTAATCACCCAGCCGGGTGCGCCCTCGGCGCTGAACAAGATCTTCCGCAACGTCGATCCGGAAAACATGGTCACCATGAACTCGCAGTCGAGCGTGCAGGGCCAGGGCCAGGTGATCCGCCGTGAAGAAGTCACCCTGAACGTCGCCGCGCTGGTGACGCAGGTGCTGCCGAACGGCAACCTCGTGGTGCAGGGCCGCCAGGAAGTGCGGGTGAACAACGAAGTGCGCGAACTGCTGATCCAGGGCATCGTGCGGCCGGAAGACATCACCGCGACCAACACGATCGTGCACACCCAGATGGCCGAAGCGCGCATCTCCTACGGCGGCCGCGGTCAGCTGACCGATGTGCAGCAGGGCCGCTGGGGCCAGCAGGTCTACGACATCCTCTTCCCCTTCTAA
- the dksA gene encoding RNA polymerase-binding protein DksA, translated as MGIQLKANYKPTESEPFMNPRMKEYFRRKLTAWKEDILRESNQTLQHLQEDTSQEPDIADRASTETDRSLELRTRDRQRKLIAKIDAAMKRIDDGSYGYCEETGEPISLKRLEARPIATLSIEAQERHERRERTHRDDT; from the coding sequence ATGGGTATCCAATTGAAGGCGAATTATAAGCCGACCGAGAGTGAGCCCTTCATGAACCCGCGCATGAAGGAATACTTCCGCCGCAAGCTGACGGCCTGGAAGGAAGACATCCTGCGGGAATCGAACCAGACATTGCAGCACCTGCAGGAAGACACCTCGCAGGAGCCCGACATTGCTGATCGCGCCTCGACCGAGACTGACCGTTCTCTCGAGCTGCGCACGCGCGACCGCCAGCGCAAGCTGATCGCCAAGATCGACGCCGCGATGAAGCGGATCGACGATGGTTCCTACGGCTATTGCGAGGAGACCGGCGAACCGATCTCGCTCAAGCGCCTGGAAGCCCGCCCGATTGCCACGCTGTCGATCGAAGCGCAGGAGCGTCACGAGCGCCGCGAGCGCACGCACCGGGACGATACATAG
- a CDS encoding flagellar assembly protein FliX yields the protein MSIDKIRGPGGIAPGSPKRSTGSSSAGGPSFASMLKGAEKPAGQVGQAAPVAALDAMLTIQAVDEQAGGRQNRQRAYQRGSTLIERLEEIRHGLLMGSIPADRLQRLAQTLRAEKLMVLDPRLAEVMAEIELRCEVELAKLGL from the coding sequence ATGAGCATCGACAAAATCCGCGGTCCGGGAGGCATTGCGCCCGGCAGCCCCAAACGTTCGACCGGCAGCAGCAGCGCCGGGGGGCCGAGCTTTGCCAGCATGCTGAAGGGCGCAGAAAAGCCTGCCGGCCAGGTCGGGCAGGCTGCCCCGGTTGCGGCGCTGGACGCCATGCTGACCATCCAGGCTGTCGACGAGCAGGCCGGTGGCCGGCAGAACCGGCAGCGCGCCTATCAGCGCGGTTCGACCCTGATCGAACGGCTGGAGGAAATCCGCCATGGGCTGCTGATGGGCTCAATTCCGGCCGACCGCCTGCAGAGGCTGGCGCAGACGTTGCGCGCCGAAAAACTGATGGTGCTGGACCCCAGGCTGGCCGAGGTGATGGCCGAGATCGAGCTGCGCTGCGAGGTCGAGTTAGCCAAGCTCGGATTGTAA